The Nyctibius grandis isolate bNycGra1 chromosome 31, bNycGra1.pri, whole genome shotgun sequence genomic interval GCGTGGGTGAAGGCAGGCTGAGCGCTCGCAGACTGACCGCCCGCCCTCGCCTGTCTATTCAGGGGAGCGTCGGGATGGCGTCAACGCCTCCGTCAGCTCCGACGTGCAGTCCGTGTTCAAGGGGAAGACGTACAACCAGCTGCAAGTGCTGTACCAGGGCATCGAGAGCAAGATCCGGGCAGGAGGACCCAACCTTGACATTGGGTACTGGGAgagcctgctgcagcagctgaaggctTACATGGCTCGGGCCAGGTGAGAGCAGGGACCGTCCCCTGGGCAGGGCTATGGAAAGGGGCAGCACAGACCCCActgtgagcagagctggggaggcaCAAGCCCAAAGTCGTTGGCGGAGGGGTTTTGTACCTTCTCCAGGGTGGTTGGTCCTCCCaagaggggaggagggctggATGCTCAGTCCCTTCTTCAGCAGCAACATTTACGGTGACGTCTTCAAGAGGGAACCAAACTGGAGGGTTATTCAGCCCAAAACTGTACAAAACGCAACAGATTTCTACCCGATGTGGTGGACGTCACAGCTCTGGGCAGTGCGGGCGTGAGGTGGCTCTGCTGGGTGGGACCTGACAGCTCCTCTCCTCGTTGCAGGCTGCGGGAGCGGCACCAGGACGTGCTGCGCCAGAAGCTGTACAAGCTgaagcaggagcagggtgtGGAGAGCGAACCGCTCTTCCCCATCATCAAGCAGGAGCCGGCCTCCCCCAGCGACAGGTATGCAACAACCAGATGGGCCCCTCCCGTGGGGCACCCAGGACAGAAGATGAAGCCTTGTGCTGCCACAGACAGACCTCAGGCGAGCAGAGAACAAGGGTACCATCCCCGTCCcagttctctcttctctcttccttgcaGGCTGGATCCAGAGGAGAGCCTTGTGGTCCAGCCAGGGCCATCCTCGGAGCCGGAGGCCGAGCAGGACGCAGAGGCcaaaggagaggcagagggggaaGCCGTGCTGATGGAGGAGGACCTGATCCAGCAGAGCCTGGACGACTACGATGCGGGGAAGTACAGCCCCCGGCTGCTGGGCGCCAACGAGCTGCCCTTCGATGCCCACGTGCTGGAGGCCGAGGAGGACACGCACCGGCTGCTGCTCCTGCGTCAGCAGCTCCAGGTCACAGGTAGGAGCCGCGTGGGCAGGCCCTGTGCCCGCCGGCCTCACAGCCTGCCTGGCATGGGGGGcgcagggctggagggggacAGTGCCCTCAGGAAAGGGTGAGCAAGAGCTGGGTCTGGAGCACACGTCCAGAGCTGGCCTGGCAGAGGGATGCCCCAGGCGGCAAAGGGAGCTGTGGCCTGGACAAGAGCGGGGAGATGGGTCTCAGACCGCTCGCATTCCCTGCAGGTACCTGCACAGGGTCCTTCCCCGCTCCCAGCCACCCCACCATGCTGTTCGGTCTGTGGGCAGAGTGTTCTGGATGAGtttcccagcacagctcagcccgGTGCCCGCCCAGAGTCCACAGGGCAGCGTGCACATTTCcctgcccagcagctgctgctccttccctccacACATCTGGGCCTGGCTGGCAGTGCCGGACAGGACGTCACCTCTCCTCCCTACAGGTGATGCCACCGAGAGCACCGACGACATCTTCTTCCGTAAGGCCAAGGAGGGCATGGGCGCGGACGAGGCGCAGTTCAGCGTGGAGATGCCCCTCACGGGCAAGGCCTATCTCTGGGCTGACAAGTACCGGCCCCGCAAGCCCCGCTTCTTCAACCGGGTGCACACGGGCTTCGAGTGGAACAAGTACAACCAGACCCACTACGACTTCGACAACCCTCCCCCCAAGATCGTGCAGGGCTACAAGTTCAACATCTTCTACCCCGACCTCATCGACAAGCGCTCGACGCCCGAGTACTTCCTGGAGGCCTGCCAGGACAACAAGGACTTTGCCATCCTGCGCTTCCACGCCGGGCCGCCCTACGAGGACATCGCCTTCAAGATCGTCAACCGGGAGTGGGAGTATTCCCACCGCCACGGCTTCCGCTGCCAGTTTGCCAACGGGATCTTCCAGCTCTGGTTCCACTTCAAGCGTTACCGTTACCGCAGATAAGGGGCTGCTCAGCTCCCCTCTGGACCACagtgggtgggcaggggggtcTCATCCCCCATCAGAGGCACTGTCCCATGGCTGTCCCCAAGGCCTGGCCCAGCACAGGGCCTATTCCTGAGGGTTTTCCCTCTCCTCGCTTTTATCCTGAGGGACCCTGAGACTTTGGTACAAATAAATAGGGGTTGTTCAAGCTGTGGCACCCTGCGTGTGGGCACCCCACTCTGCTCAGTACCGTGCAGCTCTCCTGCGCTTCATCACCACCCAGTACGGCACTGGGCCAGCACTGGGACCTCCCCTGCTCGGGGGACgggtggtgctgggggggtgtcCTCACCTCCATGCGTCTGGGGGCTGTCACCCCATCACCACGTGCTGTCAGCGCTGTGTGCTCCCACTGCCTGTTCCagccccccgcgctgcccctgcccctgccagccccctcccagcccagtGCCTTTGCTCCATGAGCGTGGCCCTGCCCCGGTGGTCCCCCTGCCACCGACCTCCCTGGGCTCATCGCCCTCCCGGCTGTCCCCATTTCTGGCACATTCCACCCTGGGATCTGGCTTCCCCGGCCTGGGAGCGCCAGCACCTCCCTCGACCCTGGCTGCCGGATGGAAGGGTTCAGTAGCTGCGAGACGGCTGCCTCGGCGGGGCGGAGGGAAGGGGTGTTGGATGGGATATCTCCTTACAGGGGAAAAACGGTTTCCATGGCCTGCGGTCCCTCCCAGCCCGGGCCTGAGCAGCTCTCGCTGCCCTGGGCCAGGGGCAGCCGCGCTCCCCAGACCCTCATCGCTGAGGTGGGGGTTCCCCAGGGCCTCAAGCGACACTCGGTGGGTTTGAGGCACCTTGGGGAGCGcttcagggctgagctgggactCGCTGGCATCGGCCCCTCCAGGTGATGGCCATGGGGCACAGCCATGCCTCTCTGGCTCGTTTGGGATTGCCCCATGTGGCCCCATCCCCCCCAGCTCCTGAACCCTCAGGGCGTCCCCGTTCTGagctggagcaggcaggaggggatgcGGGTGCGTGAGCACTGCCCAGCTCCGCAGCCTCCAGGAAACCTCCGTCTCGGCCATGAACTGTTGCAGCAAAGTTGTTTCCTCCCCAGGGGCTTTGCTGCATCCTTCCCCCCCGGTACAGCCCCACAGCTGAggggggcgggggctgccccaTCCCTCAGCACTGGGGCAGAGTGTGGGggctcccggggctggggggctgccccacagctcGGCAGGGTCgccccctcctgctgctgctcctgctgctggcagggtccagccctgcagacaccgtGGGAGCTCGCACTCGGGAGGCTCCCACGCCTGTCACAGCCACCCACGCGTGCCGGGGCTCATCCTGCCCGGGTACGGGGCACGGGGGAGACCCCGACCACCTCGGCCCCGAACACAGatgccccctccccatccccccAGACGGCCCCAGGCTGGCGGCTGTGCCAGGTCACATCCCCCGGCCTCTCCTTCCTGTGCGTTATTTAAAGCCGTTGAGCGGCTGCGCAGCGCAGGGGGGGTTCGGGGCCGGAGCTCAGCGCAGGAAGCGTGTGGTGGCCCGGCCAGGGATGGCTTTGGAGGAAAtaggaaaaaacccccaaagccAGTGGTTgggctccctccctgcccctggcagagcccccctgcccacagcccctctCCTTCCTGGGCACACACACAGGGGTGGGGGACTCCCCCTAAAACATCCTACTGCGTCCCCAGCCTGGACAGGGTCCATGTCCCCTCTCAGGCGCTGCCTTTTCCCCACGTCCCTGACTTTGAGCCCTGGATGGAGCCACTGACTGGGCATGAGAGCCGgagccctgggagctgctgcggcCGGGCGCCCGCTGCGGCCAGTTCAGGGGCTGGATCCGGCTGCAGCCCAGGATCGTTTTTTCCAGCCCCggctgctctccctgctcttctccacATCGTGGTTTGCCACGGCGCAGCCCCAGGCTGGGTTTGGGGGGCACGGCTCTTTTCTGCTCCCAGAGACAGCGGCAGTGGCCCAGTTCATGCCAGGGCGGTGGCAGGCTGCCTTCGGCACCCCCGTGCCCACATCCTCCGCGAGCGCAGCTGCACCACGTACCGGGACGGCAGGAGGGTCGGCACCTCCGAGCAGCATCTGGGCACAGCCgctgggtgctgggctgggttCCGCTCCCGGcggggctgctcctgctcccggCACGCTCCCTGCGCCGGAGCCGGCTCCGCAGACTGTCCCTCTGCCTCCAGCCGAGTGCCACCCTCCTCCCGGGCTTTTGCTGTGACACTCTTTGCTCCACACCAAGGGGATCAAGGGATGGGGTCTGCAGCTCGGCAGTGCCAAGGCGGTGGCAGAAAAACCTCCTGCTCAGGCCTCTGAGCATCCCCAGGCCTCTGAGCCGCCCACACGCCCCGGCGCCGCTGGCCTTGGTGGGATGCTGGGTGCACGGGATGCCCCTGCCTCACCCGTGGGCTCAGACACTCCGGGCTTTGGGCTGGATGGAGACGCTGGTGCCAGGGACGGGCTCTGCCCTCCCCGGCGGAGCACAATGAGCAGCAGCGGAGGCCGTCGCgtcccctcctgcagctcccacccCCCAGCAGGACAGTGCCTGGGGATGTGCCACCCCGGCGAGCCTGGCTGGCCGCGGCTTTGGGTGACACACCGAGCTCTGAGCAGTCGGGCTGGGAAAACCCCCGGTGTTCGAAAAGCCCTGCGCTGCGTCCGGCCACATCCCCTGGGGTAGGGACAGCCAGGACtgggggggacacccagggaCGCTGCCGGGGGGCACCCGCTCACGCCTGCGTGGCACCTCGGCCCTCCTTCACCCTCCTTCCAGGGTGACAGGCTGTCCCAGGCTGGAGGACGAGGCCCCGCTGTGGTGCCGGCCCGATGGAGCTGTGCCGATGCGGGTCCCGGGGGGCCGGCGGCAGGACTGACCCCCCCCTCCAGACGCAGGAATCCGGCCCGGGTAAACAAATGAGTAACCCGGATAAGAGCCCGGCCCCGCTAAATATAGCCGGGCCGGCGCGGGGTCGGGGTGTCGCAGCGCGGGCCCCTTCTCCCAGCCGAGGGGCCAGGTGAGgccgggggccgcggggggcTCGGTGCCGGGGGTGGGGGCGCAGCCCGGGGCGGCCGGaccccggcggggggggggggggcgaggggcgTCGGGGAGCCCCGTCAGGGGCGGGGGaggggagcggcgcggggccgcATCCGGACCGTGCTCCGGGGGGCGCCGGGCGGGGCCGGAGGGTGCTGcgagcccggcccggcccccgcgccctcccccggggccgggctcaGCCGCGCCGGGATGAGCTGAGCcgggctgggctgagctgagccgagccgggctgggctgggctgggctgatCTGAGCTGAACCGAGCCGGGGTGGGCTGAGCCGGGCTGAGctgagccgagccgagccgagccgagccgagccgagccgagccgggctgGGCTGAGCCGCACCGTGTGCCGTCCCGCCGGCAGCGAGGTAGGGCCCGGGTCGGCGGGGGCTGATGGAGGGGCCGGGGGATGCGCGTCCAGGGGGGCTGAGGAGGACAAAGAGCCCCCAGGGGTGGGATGGACGGACGGGGAGGGGATGGACAGACAGCCCCGGCCTGGGACGGACGGGCGGAcggaggggctgcggggctgcgcggggccgCAGGGCTGGGCCGGGGCGATAAGGGCCGGCTCGGCCGCCCGAGGAGCTGGTGCGTTtcgggggcggggagggagcggTGACCCCACGGGGGGCGGTGAGGGCGAGGACATGGTGCCCCCGGACCCCCGCGGGCCGGTGTCCGGGGCTGGCACATCCCGGGCTCCCCCCGGCACCAGGCTCGGCTTTGGGGGCTGCCCCCGCCGGGGGTTCCTGCCCCTCGGagcgcggccccggcgggggggccgggcagggccgggcagggccgggaAAGGGGCTGTTTCGAGCGGCCCCGCGGCAGCTTCGAAGCCCCGGAGATGCCGCGATGCTGCGCCGGGGGCAGCCGAGGCGCGGGGAGGCCCCGGCTCTTGCACCCGAGGGTGCCCAGGGCGATCCCCCAACCTGTGCCTGCGCTGCACCGCGGCCTGGTTGGGGCGAGATGGGACAGGGACTGTGCAGGGACAGGCGAGGACAGCCACCGTGCCTGGCAGGGGCCATCCCTGCTGGGGTGTCACTGCTCCCCACGAACAGAACATCCTCTGTCCTGGGTGTCCCAGGGATGTCCCTGCCTCAGGCCAGGCCAGCTCCCCTGGCGGCGGGTGCCTTTGATGGTTGTAGGTCCAGGGAGGGACGCTGGGGCCCtgccatgtccctgtccccatgatGGGGCCGTGTCATTTCCCATCCCAGCTGATGGCCCTGAGCTGATGGGCTGCCCGGAGagccccagcctggggacagcTGGCGGTGGGACCTCATCCACCCCTGGCAGGGACGGCTGTGCCCAACGGCGTCCCATGGGACCACCTGCACAAGGGACATCAGGGTGGAAGGGCAGAAGCGTCACTGCAGAGAAAGTCCTTGTCCCTCCAGGACCAGGTGGGACAGGGCTGTCCCTGGAGAGGTCCAGCAAGCAAGGAGGAGGGACTGGGCTCACAAGGGACAAAGGCAAATGCTGTGCAGCACCTTCTGCACAGCTGCCCCGTGGCTGAGCACCACGTCCCACGTGGCATAGCCCAGGGCAAGAGGGCCAGAGTTGCTGCTGCCCTGTTTGGGGTCCCTTTGCAGGCGTGCCATGCCCCGCTACCCAGAAAacctcccttcccagccccccCCGGCCTGATCCCGCCAGCCCcatgcccagccctgcccgagGAAGCGatgggctggggtgggagctgcGCTGATAAGGAGCAGCCTCCTGCACTCCCCGTTAGCCTCTAGCCGGTCCCTCGCTAACCTCGGATGTGGCCGGGGCAGGAAGCGGTGCCCGGCGGAGGCAGGGCAGCCCAGGGTGCATCTGCAGCGTAACGCCGGCCCGTGGGCTCGCGCCGCGCCAGGAGCCCCATTAGTGCCCGCACTGaccccactgctgctgccagcgCCTGCCAGCCTCCAGCTGCCCATTTCGGAGCCGGCTGCTCTCCGCTGGGGTTTCACCCCAGCGCCCTTTGCCTTTACTTGTGGCCAAACCCTCGCTCCCACGGCACCTCCTGGGAGAGGGTTTTGCCGGATCCAGTAGCCCCAAACCCAGGCACATGGGGTCGGCGGGGTCAGGCACCAGGCTCAGGGTCTCTCCTCCGCAGGAcccaccagccccaggcacATCCTCCTGCGGCGGCCGCCCGTGATGGGGGGAGACGGCGAGTGAGGAGCCCCCGGCGCCCGCATGAACCCCTTCCTGTAAGTGCTCGGGTTTGCTCTGGCGCATGCGGGGTTCGGCTCGCTCCCAGCCTTGCTAAATGGCCCCTCTTTAATATTTGATTCCCTCTAAGTGCTGCATGGTCCCAGGCCGGCCAAGGCAGCTCTCTGCAGGGTGGTACCCGGCTGCTCAGCCCCCCTGGGCGCACCCCAGCATCGCGGCTGGTCCTGGGGCAGAgcccctggtgtccccagccctgctggtgGTGGGTGAGGGTCTGGGTCATGGTTGCGCCGGGACAGGACGGGAGGACAGAGGGGGGACGTGGGTGatggtggggtttggggtgcgCAGAGCTGCCGGGGCTAGTGCATCCTTGCCCAGCCATGGTGCCACCCGGGGAGATGGGAGActgtggggagaggggtgggATCCTGCGGCACCGAGCTGGCCAGCAGCCAGGAGCACCCCGTGGCTGTGAGTCCCCAGGCGATGGGGGCGGCAGGGCGATGGGGGCAGCAGGGTGACGGGGGCAGGAGGGCAATGGGGGTGGCAGGACGGTGGGAGTGGCAGGGCGCCATCGCCCCGCAAGCTCCTGCTCCCGAGCCACGCTGGGGCAAGCACAGGGAACaccctggggcagaggggacacaCATGTGTGGGGACAGCGTCCCGAGGGCACGGGCAGGCACATGGCAAGGGACAGCCGGGGCAGGACCTCCGAGCCGTGGCACCCACGTGGCATCACTGTGGAGTGGGGGGGAATTTGCCACCTTGCAGGGAGGGGAATCCCAGGGGACACGGGAAAGGCTGGTGGTTCCTCAGGGACCTGGAACCGTCACACCGAGGCCTGACCGCGTGTCTCAAGGGGACCGACGCCTTCGGGGCTGCCGCTGCCGTCCCTTGGGactggagaaaacaaacagcagcaagttTTTGCTCTTGTCTCATGGAAAAAGCCGGGGCCGACCTCGTGCTGCGGCGGTGAATCACTGCCACGCTCTGCCAGCGCCTGCGccgggatggggacagggacggggatggggacatgcccctgccaccaccccctagccccttccctgctccccagaaGCTGCAGGGCCAACGGTGCAGCCGGTGATGGGCCGAGGGCAgcagtgctgccgtgccaggtGGGTGCCGGCACCCTCAGCCCCGCAGCCCGCCTGGATGCGGCCCGGAGGAGGATGTCGCAATGCctggcccagccccagccctgggacgAGCTGTGGGGTCGGTGTGTGCCCCGGGTGTGcgcagcagctcccagccctgcggCCACCCTCACACCAGGGGCCGGAAAGAGGGTGGCGAGTGGGGGGGTGCCAGGCTGCAGGACGCAGCATGGGGCTCATCTGGGACGTGGGGATGCAGAGTGGGGCCAGACGCAGGACCAGGCGCTGGTTTGGCGCTGATCAGGGCTGGCATGAGGTTTGACCTGGGGATGGAGACATAGGGCAGGTGGCAGTGCCACCCTGCACGGGGGGGGCAGGTGGGGTGCCAGGACCCCCACAGCCGGGGCACCGCAGTGGGGCCTTTGCAGAGGTGGTGGGTCGGGATGCAGCTGGGCATCCCATGGGGGCCACGGGTCCAGGGCCGATGTCAGCCAGTGGTGTGGGGACGGGGCAGATGGAGCAGCAGGGACATCCACAGCCTGGAGATATGTGtcccaggaggagaggaggggtcTGGTCCCTGGGGTGCCTGGGCCCTGCGGGGTGTCCGGTCCCTGCTGTCACCACGCCTCTGCCCCATCTCGTGTCATCCTGGTGGCAGCCTGGGCTAATTAGCAATGGAGGCAGTAGCCCTGGGGCTTCCCGGATGCTTCCCGGCCCCAGTCATTGCCCAGGCAGGCAGCGTGGCGTCGACCAGGCTGCCCACGACTGCAGCCACCCTCGTGGCCTGGTGGCCAACGTCCCGGTCACAAACCCTTGGCTCCAGCTGCGGTGGGGCCGGGGAGGGACAAGAATGGGGATGTCACACGTGCAAGGCAGCTGCATGTCCCAGGGCTGTGGGTTGGCcatggtgctggggggggtggtgCAGCACACAGCTCCGGGCATGGGTGTCCCAGcccatgcctcagtttctcccCCACGCTGTGGGACCGGGGCCTCTCCCCACTGAGTTGGAGGTATGGAGGGAAGGCGCATGGATGGGGGtgggcaggatcaggccccagTGCAGCCACCCTGTGCCTGCACACCCCATCCTTCAGAGCATGTCCCTGCGGTGGAGGGCAGATGTCCCCGGGGGtgcctggctgtgtccccaggGATGGGAGGGAGCCAGTGCTGCTCCAAACACCCACCACGTTGGGTTACAGCCTCGTGGCAACAGCCCCACGTGGCTCGCGGCCAGGGACTGTTAATCCCatccagctgtggggtgggggccCCCCCGGCACCCGCTGATGCTGCACCGAGCACAGTGCCAGCCCAGCACGTGGCGTCCTCCCTCACAGCCCGTGGGGTGCCCCACGTTTGCCGGCTCAGAGGGGGTGATGGATGGGCTCAGCCATGGGGGACCGGCCCTGAACCCCTCCTTGTCCTCGCAGGGCAAGGCAGGCTCggtgccggcggcggcggggggctcaCACCATGGAGCCGAGCCAGGAGGGCGCCTGAAGCCACCAGCAGGAGctggatggggtgggggggtatGGAGCACCCCAACGGCAGCACGGCCGGGCGGCCGGACACGTGCTTCGGGGCCTTCAACGCCAGCGGCGGCCGCAGCCACGCGCAGACCAGCATCACCTCGCCCTGGTTCTCCACCGCCTTCGGCCTCATCGGCCTCTGCTCCAACCTCTTCGCCCTCTGCGTCCTGCTCAGCTCCTCCCGCAAGCTGACCAGCCGGGCCCGCTCCTCCTTCCTCGTCTTCCTCTGCGGGCTGGTGGTCACGGACTTCATGGGCCTGCTGGTGACGGCCTCGGTCATCATTCCCTACCACTTCACCAGGTTCCCCTGGGCCGAGGTGGACCCCGGCTGCCACCTCTGCAACTTCCTCGGCTTCTCCATGGTCTTCTTCGGGCAGTGCCCGCTGCTGCTGGGGGCCACCATGGCTGGCGAGAGGTTCTTCGGCATCAACCACCCCTTCTCCCGCTCCACCAACATCTCCAAGCGCCGTGCCTGGTCCATCGTGGGGATGGTGTGGGgcttctcctgcctgctggggctgctgccggtgctggggctggggcggTACACGCTGCAGTACCCCGGCTCCTGGTGCTTTCTCACCCTCCTGCCCAACACTGGCAACGTCATCTTCTGCCTCCTCTTCGCCCTGCTGGGCATCTTCTCCGTGCTGCTCTCCTTCATCTTCAACACAGTTAGCGTGGTGACGCTCTGCCGTGTCTACCATGACCGGGAGTCGGTGCAGCGGCGCCGGGACAGTGAGGTGGAGATGATGGTGCAGCTTGTGGGCATCATGATCATCGCCACCAGCTGCTGGATGCCCCTCTTGGTGAGGCCCCAGGTCTTGGTGTGTCCCCTCCTCGTCATGTCCCTCCTGGGTCttggtgtccccccccaccctgtgcTCTCCTGGTGAGgtctcgggggggggggggtgtgtgggggtgtgtgtgtgtgtgtccccgtCCCGCCTGGTGAGGCCATGGGTGTTGGTGTCCCCTTGCTACCACTCTGCACCAAGGGTTGGCACTTGGGTGACGGGCTCTGGGGCTCAGCACCACTCACAGGCAGAgcaggtgctgcccagagcaggAGCCACAAACCAGCCTGGGACCCCTCTCCAAAGGCTCCATGCCCAGCCTGGACCCTCATCAtctcccccacctctccctgaACCCCCCCGCTGATGCCTCACCCCCTTCCCCCCGCCACAGATCTTCATCGTCCAGACggtcctgcagcagctgccggCCAGCGGCCGGATCCAGACGCTGCCCACGGAGACGCAGAAGATGCTGCTCATCTACATCCGCATGGTCACCTGGAACCAGATCCTGGACCCCTGGGTCTACATCCTCTTCCGCCGGGCCGTGCTGCAGCGCATCTACCCCAGCCTGCGCCCCCGGCCCTCCGTGCTCTCCCTCTACCCCGTCCTCAACCCCTCCCTGCGCCGCAAGCTCACCTCCGACTCCGTCCTGCAGTAGCAGTTCGCCCCCTGGTACAGGCACCGAGCGGGGGGACAAGccaaccccccccacccccatcccacccccagGTTAATTAATTGTCCCCATCACCCAtgggctctccctgccccaccCTGAGCCCAATATGCGAGGGGGTGGCCGGGGGCATGGGgctgctccctgtccccatctgAGTGACCCCCCCCCAATAAAGCACAGCCTGTGCAGTGCTCTGTGCCCACAGGGGTGGCACCTGCGGTGGGCCCAAGCCTGTGGCAGCCGAAGCAACAGCCCGTGTCCTCCAGTCTCTGCTTTAATGAGCCATGTTTTGGGGGTGCacaaatgggggggggggggaggtccTCGGGAGGGGGGGCTGGGTGCCCTGCttcacccccccacccccggggaCACACcaggagggggtggggggcaggatggggacaccctcccccttccccaggaccccaccagccccagctggggtGGGGACGTGAGGAGGGGATGGGGCGAGGGGCACtcagccccccccccaggctactcctgcccccccccgggGTGGCAAACGGCCGCCCACACCTCGGCCACGAACTCCTGGGGGAAGGCGAACTCGCCCAGCACCGCGTCCAGGCCGCGGGCAAGCTGGGCCACGCCGGGGCTGCCCTTCGCGGCCTCCACCACGGTcgaggctggggagggggagaggccGGGtcagcggcgggcggggggcaccgggggggagccctgcccctgcccgctcACCCAGCTCGCTGTCCCGGATGCCCATGTAGCTCTCCAGCAGGTCGTCAACCCGGCAAGCGGCCTCTTCCTctgaggggctgggctgggggcgaGAGGCCCGGGGGGTGGGTgccaggggtggggggcacagccCAGGGACCCCCCTGCTCCCACAGAGCTGTGCCCGGGGGTGCTGCGCGTGGGCACCCAGCCATGCACCCAACGGTGGCGCGGTGCAGGGTCCACCCAGGGCCATGGGGATGCTCATCCCCACCCCGGGCATGGTATGAGCAGCCGTGGGCTCAGGGTGGGGAGGGTCTCTggcgggggaaggggggggtgTCTTACCCCCTCCTCCAGCGTGGCGGGGCCTTGCACCCGCAGCCGCAGCGTCTCCTTCCCACTGGCCCCTCTGCCCTCGCCCAGGGACTTGCTGCTCCGCGTCCTCTGCCCGATCATGTCTGACCGCAGGGCAGGGGGC includes:
- the TBXA2R gene encoding thromboxane A2 receptor, whose amino-acid sequence is MGWGGMEHPNGSTAGRPDTCFGAFNASGGRSHAQTSITSPWFSTAFGLIGLCSNLFALCVLLSSSRKLTSRARSSFLVFLCGLVVTDFMGLLVTASVIIPYHFTRFPWAEVDPGCHLCNFLGFSMVFFGQCPLLLGATMAGERFFGINHPFSRSTNISKRRAWSIVGMVWGFSCLLGLLPVLGLGRYTLQYPGSWCFLTLLPNTGNVIFCLLFALLGIFSVLLSFIFNTVSVVTLCRVYHDRESVQRRRDSEVEMMVQLVGIMIIATSCWMPLLIFIVQTVLQQLPASGRIQTLPTETQKMLLIYIRMVTWNQILDPWVYILFRRAVLQRIYPSLRPRPSVLSLYPVLNPSLRRKLTSDSVLQ